A part of Oncorhynchus masou masou isolate Uvic2021 chromosome 21, UVic_Omas_1.1, whole genome shotgun sequence genomic DNA contains:
- the LOC135507552 gene encoding TBC1 domain family member 9-like — MWVHPEEVLQAGALWITERANPYFILQKRKGHGDGRGGLAGLLVGTLDVVLDSSARVAPYRILYQTPDSLIFWIIAHGCSRKEITEHWEWLEQNLLQTLSIFENENDITTFVKGKVQGIIAEYNKNHDVKEDDDTDKFKEAICTFRKLFGMPEEEKLVNYYSCSYWKGRVPRQGWLYLSINHICFYSYLLGKEAKLVIRWADITQLEKSATLLLPDAVKVSTRVAEHVFSVFLNINETFKLMEQLANIAMRQLLDNKGFEQDRSLPKLKRKTPKKVSALKRDLDARAKSERYRALFRLPKDEKLDGHTGCTLWTPFNKMHILGQMFVSTNYICFTSKEETLCSLIIPLREVTIVEKADSSNFFPSPVSISTKNRMTFLFANLKDRDFLVQRISDFLQQTTSKIYFERETTGSVNSSDDEVYSQQGSLLSSSPQRSSLGSEGSSEGERQFNLNDNSVPTATQALMTMYRRRSPEEFNPKLAKEFLKEQAWKNHITEYGQGVCMYRTGKTKDLVLKGIPENMRGELWLLFSGAINEMATHPGYYEDLVEKSMGKYNLATEEIERDLHRSLPEHPAFQNEMGIAALRRVLTAYAFRNPNIGYCQAMNIVTSVLLLYAKEEEAFWLLVALCERMLPDYYNTRVVGALVDQGVFEELAREYVPELYDCMQDLGVISTISLSWFLTLFLSVMPFESAVVVVDCFFYEGIKVIFQLALSVLHANIHQLLGAKDDGEAMTVLGRYLDSVTNKDSTLPPIPHLHSLLTDDGDPHPEVDIFKLVRSSYEKFGSIRADVIEQMRFKQRLRVIQTIEDTTKRNVVRTIVTETAFSIDELEELYVLFKAEHLTSCYWGGTGGSNPTERHDPSLPYLEQYRIDLEQFRGLFSLLFPWAPVNGAHADLLALRFFRLLDHNGDSLINFREFISGLSVLCHGDLTEKLKLLYKMHVIPEVTHEQEPDSAFEATQYFFEDITPETSNGLDPKCKSEKDDGFVRVTFKTEKVKKLHTPDYRHYLRLWNQGTKNKLDNMKDLPKLNQSQFIELCKTLYNMFSEDAQEQELYHATATVTSLLLEMGEVGKLFCHSKDQEEQDQDDPEEAKTSGPAQDGGTKPGGVFQQRGQGEGEKESQARPCGPAKRDGRGEQLSAMEDIKLEDSSPKDTGTSSSMLISDDETKDDTSMSSYSVLSGGSHELDDKLHCEDINDDTVLVRSKNGPHGGGVGNGLHGEGGPHGRDGGLPHSTSIDKDWAITFEQFLASVLTEQALVLYFEKPVEVAARITNAKNVRKVGCSLLSASDYEISLSG; from the exons GGTGCTCCCGTAAGGAGATCACAGAGCACTGGGAGTGGCTGGAGCAGAACCTCCTGCAGACACTGTCCATCTTTGAGAACGAGAATGACATCACTACCTTTGTCAAGGGCAAAGTTCAG GGTATTATTGCCGAGTACAACAAGAACCACGACGTGAAGGAGGACGATGACACTGACAAATTCAAGGAGGCCATCTGTACGTTCCGTAAGCTGTTTGGCATGCCTGAAGAGGAGAAGCTGGTCAACTACTACTCCTGTAGCTACTGGAAGGGCCGTGTGCCCCGGCAGGGCTGGCTCTACCTCAGCATCAACCACATCTGCTTCTACTCTTACCTGCTGGGGAAAGAAG CCAAGCTAGTGATCCGCTGGGCCGACATCACCCAGCTGGAGAAAAGCGCCACGCTCCTCCTCCCCGATGCAGTCAAG GTGAGCACGCGGGTGGCTGAGCACGTCTTCTCGGTCTTCCTCAACATCAATGAGACCTTCAAGCTGATGGAGCAACTGGCCAACATTGCCATGAGACAGCTCCTTGACAACAAGGGCTTTGAGCAGGACCGCTCTCTGCCCAAACTCAAGAGGAAGACACCCAAAAAGGTGTCTGCCCTCAAGAG GGACCTGGATGCCAGGGCTAAGAGCGAGCGTTACCGGGCCTTGTTCCGTCTGCCCAAGGATGAGAAGCTGGACGGACACACGGGCTGCACCCTTTGGACCCCTTTCAACAAGATGCACATCCTAGGCCAGATGTTTGTCTCCACTAACTACATCTGCTTCACTTCCAAGGAGGAGACCCTGTGCAGCCTCATCATCCCCCTTAGAGAG GTGACGATAGTGGAGAAGGCGGACAGCTCCAACTTTTTCCCCAGCCCAGTGTCCATCAGCACCAAGAACAGGATGACCTTCCTGTTCGCCAACCTCAAGGACCGGGACTTCCTGGTCCAGAGGATCTCTGACTTCCTGCAGCAGACCACCTCCAAGATCTACTTTGAGAGGGAGACCACCGGGAGTGTGAACAGCTCCGACGATGAG gtgTACTCCCAGCAgggctctctcctctccagcagtCCCCAGCGCAGCAGTCTGGGCTCAGAGGGCTCCTCCGAGGGTGAGCGCCAGTTTAACCTCAATGACAACAGCGTGCCCACCGCCACCCAGGCCCTCATGACCATGTACCGCCGCCGCTCGCCGGAGGAGTTCAACCCCAAACTG GCCAAGGAGTTCCTGAAGGAACAGGCGTGGAAGAACCACATCACCGAGTACGGCCAGGGGGTGTGTATGTACCGTACAGGGAAGACCAAGGACCTGGTGCTTAAAGGCATCCCAGAGAACATGAGGGGAGAGCTGTGGCTGCTCTTCTCCG GGGCGATCAACGAGATGGCGACCCACCCTGGCTACTATGAGGACCTGGTAGAGAAGTCTATGGGGAAGTACAACCTGGCCACGGAGGAGATCGAGAGAGACCTGCACCGCTCCCTCCCTGAACACCCAGCCTTCCAGAACGAGATGGGGATCGCTGCCCTACGAAGGGTCCTTACTGCCTACGCCTTCAGAAACCCCAACATAGGCTACTGCCAG GCCATGAACATTGTGACGTCGGTGCTGCTGCTGTATGCTAAAGAGGAGGAGGCCTTCTGGCTGCTGGTGGCTCTGTGTGAGCGGATGCTGCCTGACTACTACAACACCAGGGTCGTAG GAGCTCTGGTAGACCAGGGTGTTTTTGAGGAGCTGGCCAGGGAGTACGTCCCTGAACTCTACGACTGCATGCAGGACCTGGGAGTCATCTCTACCATTTCCCTCTCCTGGTTCCTCACCCTGTTCCTCAGTGTCATGCCATTCGAGAGTGCCGTGGTGGTGGTCGACTGCTTCTTCTACGAGGGCATCAAGGTCATCTTCCAGCTGGCGCTCAGCGTGCTGCACGCCAACATCCACCAGCTGCTGGGGGCCAAGGACGATGGAGAGGCCATGACCGTGCTGGGAAG GTACCTGGACAGCGTGACGAATAAAGACAGCACCCTGCCTCCCATCCCCCACCTGCACTCCCTGCTGACAGACGATGGGGATCCCCACCCGGAGGTGGACATCTTCAAGCTGGTCCGCAGCTCCTACGAG AAGTTTGGCTCCATCCGGGCAGACGTGATCGAGCAGATGCGCTTCAAACAGAGGCTAAGGGTCATCCAGACCATCGAGGACACCACCAAACGCAACGTG GTCAGAACCATTGTCACGGAGACTGCCTTCAGCATCGACGAACTGGAGGAGCTCTACGTTCTGTTCAAG GCGGAACACCTGACCAGCTGCTATTGGGGCGGAACGGGTGGCAGCAACCCCACGGAGCGCCACGACCCCAGCCTGCCCTACCTGGAGCAGTACCGCATCGACCTGGAGCAGTTCAGGGGGCTGTTCTCCCTGCTCTTCCCCTGGGCCCCTGTCAACGGGGCCCATGCAGACCTATTGGCCCTGCGCTTCTTCAGGCTCCTGGACCATAACGGAGATTCTCTGATTAATTTCCGGGAGTTTATTAGTGGACTGA GTGTTTTATGCCATGGGGATCTGACTGAGAAACTGAAGCTCCTGTACAAGATGCATGTGATTCCtg AGGTGACCCATGAGCAGGAACCAGACTCTGCCTTCGAGGCCACCCAGTACTTCTTTGAGGACATCACCCCGGAAACTTCCAATG GCCTTGACCCCAAGTGCAAGAGCGAGAAGGATGATGGCTTTGTCAGGGTCACTTTCAAGACTGAGAAAG TGAAGAAACTACACACCCCTGACTACCGCCACTACCTGAGGCTGTGGAACCAGGGCACCAAGAACAAACTGGACAACATGAAGGATCTGCCCAAACTCAACCAG agccAGTTCATAGAGCTGTGCAAGACACTGTACAACATGTTTAGCGAGGACGCCCAGGAGCAGGAGCTGTACCACGCCACGGCCACCGTCACCAGCTTGCTGCTGGAAATGGGCGAGGTGGGCAAGCTCTTCTGCCATTCCAAGGACCAGGAGGAGCAGGACcaggatgatccagaggaggccAAAACCAGTGGGCCAGCCCAAGATGGAGGGACCAAGCCTGGGGGTGTCTTTCAGCAGAGGggccagggagagggggagaaggagagccaGGCCAGGCCCTGTGGCCCTGCGAAGAGGGATGGCAGGGGCGAGCAGCTGTCTGCCATGGAGGACATTAAGCTGGAGGACTCGTCCCCGAAGGACACAGGGACATCGTCCTCCATGCTCATCTCAGATGACGAGACCAAAGACGACACGTCCATGTCGTCCTACTCGGTGCTCAGCGGCGGCTCCCATGAGCTCGACGACAAGCTTCACTGCGAGGACATTAATGACGACACGGTCCTGGTGCGCAGCAAGAACGGGCCCCATGGTGGAGGAGTAGGGAACGGGCTTCACGGTGAAGGTGGGCCCCATGGCAGAGATGGGGGGCTGCCTCACAGCACCAGCATAGATAAAGACTGGGCCATCACCTTTGAGCAGTTCCTGGCATCGGTGCTCACTGAGCAGGCCCTGGTGCTTTACTTCGAGAAGCCAGTGGAGGTGGCCGCACGTATCACCAATGCCAAGAATGTGAGGAAAGTGGGGTGCTCCCTACTGTCCGCTAGCGACTATGAGATCTCCCTGTCTGGGTAA